One genomic window of Mesorhizobium sp. CAU 1732 includes the following:
- a CDS encoding N-acyl homoserine lactonase family protein translates to MALEIKVLDYGDIELESSFLVLGRNCGRTARVYTYGFLILGGQYPVVVDTGFRDNAIMEILGMRGLQFHEQMIENQLARHGVKPGDVRYICHTHLHIDHAGKDDHFPMNTTVVVNRREMECSVSGLMHPQYPKPDIMHLIERLHTPNALQFEDLELSGPVELIPGVVLEAANAHTEGSMNVHVETAEGRATICGDVIYDIQNQIVDPFHQISLNEPQVTGNHSGSKRAEKAAIKKLLNGSKFLLPVHDKPAKVENGRIVGRLDMAVPGPISQTVPQRNWFPV, encoded by the coding sequence ATGGCTTTGGAGATCAAGGTTCTCGACTATGGCGACATCGAGCTGGAATCGAGTTTTCTCGTTCTCGGCCGCAATTGCGGGCGCACCGCGCGCGTCTACACCTACGGCTTCCTGATCCTCGGCGGGCAGTACCCGGTCGTGGTCGACACCGGCTTCCGCGACAACGCGATCATGGAAATCCTTGGCATGCGCGGACTGCAATTCCACGAGCAGATGATCGAGAACCAGCTTGCGCGCCACGGCGTGAAGCCCGGCGACGTCCGCTACATCTGCCACACGCATCTGCACATCGATCATGCCGGAAAGGACGATCACTTCCCGATGAACACGACGGTCGTGGTCAATCGCCGCGAGATGGAATGTTCGGTCTCCGGCCTGATGCATCCGCAATACCCCAAGCCCGACATCATGCACCTGATCGAGCGGCTGCATACGCCGAACGCGCTGCAATTCGAGGATCTCGAATTGTCCGGTCCGGTCGAACTCATTCCCGGCGTCGTGTTGGAGGCCGCCAACGCACACACGGAAGGCTCGATGAACGTGCATGTCGAGACGGCCGAGGGCCGCGCCACCATCTGCGGCGACGTCATCTACGATATCCAGAACCAGATCGTGGACCCATTTCACCAGATTTCGCTGAACGAACCGCAGGTGACCGGCAACCATTCCGGCTCCAAACGGGCCGAAAAGGCCGCGATCAAGAAGCTGCTCAACGGGTCGAAATTCCTGCTGCCGGTGCATGACAAGCCTGCCAAGGTCGAGAACGGCCGCATCGTCGGGCGTCTCGACATGGCGGTGCCGGGGCCGATCAGCCAGACCGTGCCGCAGCGCAACTGGTTTCCGGTTTAG
- a CDS encoding imelysin family protein gives MVRLTVFLIAAITALPAFAQVGPGTAVAETFARPALEALATTAQETASSVEALCVAPAQTNLDETRAEFGDLVRAFGRASVLRFGPLAADNRFERLFFWPDPRGTALKQVQAALAADDGGTTPEDIAGKSVALQGLPALEFVLFGTSSDDLARTGHDVRCTFAHAIAVNIATMSTDAMQGWAADTAFSRAFEMPSADTEPYRTAGEVDGEIVKALATIFQFVRAAELQPALGKDVDAANGRRAPLWRSDLSFGLVAAQLEGARDLLAAANYAQTLPQDTRFIADSIRFELDSTIRVLGEIAEPAETAFGSERARIGFADIAIDHAGHLVSEELAAALGLTMGFNALDGD, from the coding sequence ATGGTTCGACTGACCGTGTTTCTGATCGCGGCGATCACCGCCCTTCCCGCCTTCGCTCAAGTTGGGCCCGGCACGGCCGTTGCCGAAACATTCGCCCGTCCAGCTCTTGAGGCCTTGGCGACGACGGCTCAGGAGACAGCCTCCAGCGTCGAAGCGCTGTGCGTCGCACCGGCACAGACGAATCTCGATGAGACGCGCGCCGAATTTGGAGACCTCGTTCGCGCATTCGGTCGCGCAAGCGTGCTGCGGTTCGGGCCGCTGGCCGCCGACAACCGCTTCGAACGGCTGTTCTTCTGGCCGGATCCGCGCGGCACCGCGCTGAAGCAAGTGCAGGCAGCGCTGGCAGCGGATGATGGCGGAACGACGCCTGAAGACATCGCCGGCAAAAGCGTCGCGCTTCAGGGGTTGCCCGCGCTGGAGTTCGTGCTTTTCGGCACTAGTTCCGATGACCTTGCGCGCACCGGGCATGACGTCCGCTGCACCTTCGCTCATGCGATCGCGGTCAACATCGCGACGATGAGCACGGATGCAATGCAGGGCTGGGCTGCCGACACCGCGTTCAGCCGCGCCTTCGAGATGCCATCCGCCGACACCGAGCCCTATCGCACCGCAGGCGAAGTCGATGGCGAGATCGTCAAGGCACTCGCGACCATCTTCCAGTTCGTCCGCGCGGCCGAACTCCAGCCCGCACTCGGAAAAGATGTGGATGCCGCCAATGGCCGCCGCGCGCCCTTGTGGCGCAGCGATCTGAGTTTCGGCCTCGTCGCCGCGCAACTTGAGGGCGCGCGCGACCTGCTCGCGGCCGCCAATTACGCGCAGACATTGCCCCAGGACACGCGCTTCATCGCGGATTCCATCCGCTTCGAACTCGACAGCACGATCCGGGTTCTGGGGGAGATCGCGGAACCTGCGGAAACCGCCTTCGGCAGCGAGCGCGCGCGCATCGGATTTGCGGACATCGCGATCGATCATGCGGGCCATCTCGTATCCGAGGAACTCGCCGCCGCACTGGGTCTGACAATGGGGTTCAACGCGCTCGATGGAGATTGA
- a CDS encoding DUF1513 domain-containing protein yields the protein MEIDRRTFLTLAGAAALAPGAAFADDALFLGARMNGGGYEVAVIDAAGQDRLVLPVEERGHSFAIDAPRRRAVAFARSPGRYAVAFDIDGKSKPVPIIAAEGRHFFGHGIFSPDGRLMFASESAYEAGHGVTGVYVVGDGYRRIGEFETGGIGPHEIVLMPDGRTACVANGGILTHPDYDRVKLNLGTMKPSLTYIDLASDEIAETVTLAPELHQLSIRHLTIDAAGAVWFGCQFEGDPSDRPPLVGRHRRGAPPELFPGPRETLRALENYVGSLAIDHAGEIIATSSPRGGIIAFWDAATGRHLGDRHLADGCGVAPLAPSHVLATSGRGAISDLEATAERQIRPESASAPAWDNHLRRI from the coding sequence ATGGAGATTGATCGCCGAACCTTCCTGACGCTTGCCGGCGCCGCCGCACTCGCACCCGGCGCTGCCTTTGCCGACGACGCCCTGTTCCTCGGCGCGCGAATGAACGGGGGCGGCTACGAGGTCGCAGTCATCGACGCAGCGGGACAGGACCGGCTGGTTCTCCCGGTCGAGGAGCGCGGCCATTCCTTCGCCATCGACGCGCCCCGGCGCCGCGCAGTCGCGTTCGCCCGATCGCCGGGCCGCTACGCCGTCGCGTTCGACATCGACGGCAAAAGCAAACCCGTGCCGATTATTGCTGCGGAAGGCCGCCACTTCTTCGGCCATGGCATATTCTCGCCGGACGGCCGCCTGATGTTCGCAAGCGAAAGCGCCTACGAGGCAGGCCACGGCGTGACCGGCGTCTATGTCGTCGGCGACGGCTATCGCCGCATCGGCGAGTTCGAGACGGGCGGCATCGGCCCGCACGAGATCGTCCTGATGCCCGATGGCCGCACCGCCTGCGTCGCGAATGGCGGCATCCTGACCCACCCGGACTACGACCGCGTGAAACTCAATCTCGGCACGATGAAGCCGAGCCTGACCTACATCGACCTTGCGAGCGACGAAATCGCGGAAACTGTGACGCTCGCCCCGGAGCTGCACCAGCTTTCCATCCGCCACCTGACGATCGACGCAGCCGGCGCGGTGTGGTTCGGCTGCCAGTTCGAGGGTGATCCGTCCGATCGGCCGCCGCTTGTGGGCCGGCATCGGCGCGGCGCGCCGCCCGAGCTGTTCCCCGGCCCGCGCGAGACGCTGCGGGCACTCGAGAACTATGTCGGGTCGCTGGCAATCGACCACGCCGGCGAGATCATCGCAACCTCATCGCCGCGCGGCGGCATCATCGCGTTCTGGGATGCCGCCACCGGGCGCCACCTCGGCGACCGTCATCTCGCCGATGGCTGCGGCGTTGCGCCGCTCGCCCCAAGTCACGTACTGGCAACGAGCGGACGCGGCGCGATCAGCGATCTCGAAGCGACCGCCGAACGACAGATCAGGCCGGAAAGCGCGTCGGCCCCCGCATGGGACAACCATCTGCGCCGCATCTGA
- a CDS encoding imelysin family protein, translated as MLAGFIVAGFVSHAQAAEPASILETYADIALAGYEDSLTTAKALDTAIDALIAGPTDATLKAARDAWLAARVPYQQTEAFRFGNPIVDEWEGRVNAWPLDEGLIDYVDASYGTESDTNGFYVVNVIANASISAGGETIDASTITPETIQSLQEVGGIEANVATGYHAIEFLLWGQDLNGTDAGAGNRPATDFSVDACTGGNCDRRAQYLAAASELLVTDLEEMVANWQDDGAARKALTDGEPAAGLSAILTGLGSLSYGELAGERMKLGLMLHDPEEEHDCFSDNTHNSHYYDVLGIRNVYNASYTRIDGSKVEGDSVASLVREKDAALADEMEAKLAETVKAAEALKARAEGGEAYDQMIGEGNTEGNAVVQAVIDGLVAQTRSLERVIAALSVSDVTIEGSDSLDNPDEVFK; from the coding sequence ATGCTTGCCGGCTTTATCGTCGCTGGCTTCGTCTCCCACGCGCAAGCCGCGGAGCCTGCTTCCATCCTCGAGACCTATGCGGATATCGCGCTTGCCGGCTATGAGGACAGCCTCACGACCGCCAAGGCGCTGGATACTGCGATCGATGCTCTTATCGCCGGCCCGACCGACGCCACGCTCAAGGCGGCGCGCGATGCATGGCTTGCGGCCCGCGTTCCCTATCAGCAGACGGAAGCGTTCCGCTTCGGCAATCCGATCGTCGACGAATGGGAAGGCCGCGTGAACGCCTGGCCGCTCGACGAGGGCCTGATCGACTATGTCGATGCCAGCTATGGCACCGAGTCCGACACCAACGGTTTCTACGTCGTCAACGTCATCGCCAATGCCAGCATCAGCGCCGGCGGCGAGACGATCGACGCCTCCACCATCACGCCCGAGACCATTCAGTCCCTTCAGGAAGTGGGCGGCATCGAGGCCAATGTCGCGACCGGTTATCACGCGATCGAGTTCCTGCTCTGGGGACAGGACCTGAACGGCACCGACGCAGGCGCCGGCAACCGGCCGGCAACCGACTTCAGCGTCGACGCCTGCACGGGCGGCAATTGCGATCGCAGGGCGCAATATCTCGCGGCGGCCTCCGAACTGCTCGTCACAGACCTCGAGGAAATGGTCGCCAACTGGCAGGACGACGGCGCGGCGCGCAAGGCACTCACCGATGGCGAGCCAGCGGCGGGCCTGTCGGCCATCCTCACCGGCCTCGGCTCTCTCTCCTATGGCGAGCTTGCGGGCGAACGCATGAAGCTCGGCCTCATGCTTCACGACCCGGAGGAAGAGCACGACTGCTTCTCCGACAACACGCACAATTCGCACTATTACGACGTTCTCGGCATCCGGAACGTCTACAACGCCAGCTACACGCGCATTGACGGATCGAAAGTCGAAGGCGACAGCGTGGCCAGCCTGGTTCGCGAGAAGGACGCGGCACTCGCCGACGAGATGGAAGCGAAGCTTGCAGAGACCGTCAAGGCTGCCGAGGCGTTGAAGGCGCGTGCCGAAGGCGGCGAGGCCTACGACCAGATGATCGGCGAAGGCAATACCGAGGGCAATGCAGTCGTCCAGGCAGTCATCGACGGGCTGGTCGCGCAGACGCGCTCGCTGGAACGGGTGATCGCGGCCCTGAGCGTCAGCGACGTCACGATCGAGGGTTCGGACAGTCTCGACAACCCCGACGAAGTCTTCAAGTAA
- a CDS encoding di-heme oxidoredictase family protein, with amino-acid sequence MVAPARDDLSPEDSARVEKVTHPTDDFTAPERFEAKQGGAATTGKVGDANALSHPSQNLSFDDQQRFLVGNGLFRKDWVTAPSSTQASDGLGPLFNARSCQGCHIKDGRGHAPLATGADATSLLVRLSVPSNDEQAAAIAAGRLPAAPHPVYGLQLQDNAAAGLKPEGKVHITYEDIPVTLAGGEVFTLRKPTLQIANPGYGALPPELMTSARVAPAMAGMGLLEAIHEADILALSDPKDSDGDGISGRPNMVGDGKGGLTIGRFGWKAVEPNVEQQTAHAFSGDMGLSSPVAPDHWGECTQAQTECRAMPHGAQAAMGDEEVPRDLLDFVVFYSRNLAPPARRNHDDAEVLAGKQVFYESGCVACHIPKFVTSRAAGHEAQRFQLIWPYTDLLLHDMGDGLSDGRPEGLADGNEWRTPPLWGIGLASRVSAEAGFLHDGRARSLTEAILWHGGEAQRARDIFAASPKAERDALLRFLESL; translated from the coding sequence ATGGTCGCTCCTGCGCGCGACGATCTCTCGCCTGAGGATAGCGCGCGCGTTGAGAAGGTCACGCACCCGACGGACGATTTCACCGCGCCCGAGCGCTTCGAGGCAAAGCAGGGCGGGGCCGCGACCACTGGAAAGGTGGGCGATGCCAACGCCCTGTCCCACCCCTCGCAGAATCTGAGCTTCGACGACCAGCAGCGTTTTCTGGTCGGCAACGGCCTGTTTCGCAAGGACTGGGTGACGGCACCCTCTTCGACCCAGGCATCGGACGGGCTCGGGCCGCTCTTCAACGCGCGCTCCTGCCAGGGCTGCCACATCAAGGATGGAAGGGGCCACGCGCCGCTCGCGACGGGTGCTGACGCGACCTCGCTCCTCGTCCGGTTGTCCGTTCCGTCCAACGACGAACAGGCTGCCGCGATCGCCGCCGGCCGCCTCCCCGCCGCGCCGCACCCGGTCTATGGGCTGCAATTGCAGGACAACGCGGCCGCCGGCCTTAAACCGGAAGGCAAGGTCCACATCACCTATGAGGACATTCCCGTCACGCTGGCCGGCGGCGAGGTCTTCACCTTGCGCAAGCCGACGCTCCAGATCGCCAATCCGGGCTACGGCGCATTGCCGCCCGAGTTGATGACCTCGGCGCGCGTCGCTCCCGCGATGGCCGGCATGGGCTTGCTCGAAGCGATTCACGAGGCGGACATTCTTGCGCTTTCCGACCCGAAGGATTCCGACGGCGACGGAATATCTGGCCGGCCCAACATGGTCGGTGACGGCAAGGGCGGGTTGACCATCGGCCGCTTCGGCTGGAAGGCGGTCGAACCCAACGTCGAGCAACAGACCGCGCATGCCTTTTCCGGCGACATGGGCCTGTCGAGCCCGGTAGCGCCGGACCATTGGGGCGAGTGCACGCAGGCGCAGACGGAATGCCGGGCGATGCCGCACGGCGCGCAAGCCGCGATGGGCGACGAGGAAGTGCCGCGCGACCTGCTCGACTTCGTGGTCTTCTATTCGCGCAACCTCGCGCCGCCTGCACGCAGGAATCATGACGACGCGGAAGTGCTCGCGGGCAAGCAGGTCTTCTACGAAAGCGGCTGTGTTGCCTGCCACATCCCGAAATTCGTCACCAGCCGCGCGGCCGGCCACGAAGCACAGCGTTTCCAGTTGATCTGGCCATACACCGACCTGTTGCTTCACGACATGGGCGACGGGTTGAGCGACGGACGACCCGAAGGCCTGGCCGACGGAAACGAGTGGCGGACGCCGCCTCTCTGGGGGATCGGCCTCGCGTCCCGGGTCAGCGCGGAAGCGGGCTTCCTGCATGACGGCAGAGCGCGTAGCCTGACCGAAGCCATTTTGTGGCACGGCGGCGAGGCACAGCGCGCCCGCGATATTTTCGCGGCGTCGCCGAAGGCCGAGCGCGACGCCCTTCTTCGATTTCTGGAGTCGCTCTGA
- a CDS encoding isochorismatase family protein codes for MAHEAVRPEFRKLVDEHAPVRQVGSGFGFTEGPIWHPVEKHLLFSDMPGDVRRRWDKSGVREALRPTNKANGLTYDAELNLLACEHATSCVVLFRPDGSREVLASHFEGRELNSPNDLCVRSDGSIYFSDPWYGRMPRFGVERPRQLGFQGVYRIAPGSRDAEPQLLVDRYLFTQPNGLCFSPDETLLYVNDTDQCNIRVFDVKADGSLANPRMFASGLRDSMRPGVPDGMKCDAEGNVWVTAPGGVWVYTPAGELMGKVSIPELPANLHWGGDDWRTLFVCASTSVYAVDVKIGPRNEPFMRTRAQASSARAPSNHSSGDGSMPLDPSRCVLVIQDMQNDVVMENGAFASSGSPQHCREQNAIENIRKLAEGCRAAGVPIIHVWFEVPNGAKGLTLNAPLFEGVIDSNALMKGTWGAEPVPGLEAKPGDHVVSKMRMSAWEGTTLETILKAEGRDIIIETGAWTNMSIEHTARTGADKGYIMIIPEDCCSTMNADWHRASIDYAMQNVAAVTTCDEVLKAIGGTGSGSDYGDTRSG; via the coding sequence ATGGCGCATGAGGCGGTGAGGCCTGAGTTTCGCAAGCTGGTCGACGAGCATGCTCCGGTCAGGCAGGTCGGATCGGGCTTTGGGTTCACCGAAGGCCCGATCTGGCATCCGGTCGAGAAGCACCTGCTGTTCTCCGACATGCCGGGCGACGTGCGCCGGCGTTGGGACAAAAGCGGCGTGCGCGAGGCTCTGCGGCCGACCAACAAGGCCAACGGCCTGACCTACGATGCCGAGCTGAACCTGCTCGCCTGCGAACACGCGACGTCCTGCGTGGTGCTTTTCCGGCCGGATGGCAGCCGTGAGGTGCTGGCTTCGCATTTTGAGGGCCGCGAGCTCAACAGCCCGAACGATCTGTGCGTGCGTTCCGACGGCTCGATCTACTTTTCCGACCCGTGGTACGGGCGCATGCCGCGTTTCGGCGTCGAGCGGCCGCGGCAACTCGGCTTTCAGGGCGTCTATCGCATCGCGCCGGGCAGCCGCGATGCGGAGCCTCAGCTTCTCGTGGACCGCTATCTGTTCACGCAGCCGAACGGCCTCTGCTTCTCGCCCGACGAGACATTGCTCTACGTAAACGACACCGACCAGTGCAACATCCGCGTCTTCGACGTGAAGGCAGACGGCAGTCTTGCAAACCCGCGCATGTTCGCGTCCGGCCTGCGCGACAGCATGCGGCCGGGCGTGCCCGACGGCATGAAATGCGATGCCGAGGGCAATGTCTGGGTCACCGCACCCGGCGGTGTCTGGGTCTATACGCCTGCGGGCGAGCTGATGGGCAAGGTTTCCATCCCGGAACTGCCAGCGAACCTGCATTGGGGCGGCGACGACTGGCGCACGCTCTTCGTCTGCGCGTCGACCTCGGTCTATGCCGTTGACGTGAAGATCGGTCCGCGGAATGAACCCTTCATGCGCACCCGCGCGCAGGCGTCCTCGGCGCGCGCACCCTCAAACCACTCAAGCGGAGACGGTTCGATGCCGCTCGACCCCAGCCGATGCGTGCTTGTCATCCAGGACATGCAAAACGACGTGGTGATGGAAAACGGCGCATTCGCCAGTTCCGGTTCGCCGCAACATTGCCGCGAGCAGAACGCGATCGAGAACATCAGGAAGCTTGCCGAAGGCTGTCGCGCAGCGGGCGTTCCCATCATCCATGTCTGGTTCGAGGTGCCGAACGGCGCGAAAGGCCTGACGCTCAACGCCCCCCTCTTCGAGGGCGTGATCGATTCCAACGCGCTGATGAAAGGCACGTGGGGTGCCGAACCCGTGCCCGGACTGGAGGCGAAACCCGGCGATCACGTCGTCTCCAAGATGCGCATGAGCGCGTGGGAAGGCACGACGCTGGAGACGATCCTCAAGGCGGAAGGCCGCGACATCATCATCGAGACCGGCGCCTGGACGAACATGTCGATCGAGCACACCGCGCGCACCGGCGCGGACAAGGGCTACATCATGATCATCCCGGAGGATTGCTGCTCGACCATGAATGCCGACTGGCACCGCGCCTCGATCGACTACGCGATGCAGAATGTCGCGGCCGTGACGACGTGCGACGAGGTCCTGAAAGCCATCGGCGGGACCGGATCGGGCAGCGACTACGGCGATACCCGGTCCGGGTGA